One genomic region from Balneola sp. encodes:
- a CDS encoding 3-oxoacyl-ACP synthase yields the protein MEVKRAKITAVGHYLPEDRMTNKDLEKLVDTNDEWIQSRTGIEERRILKDPDKATAFMGAEAAKEVLENRGISAEEIDLIILATVTPDYMFPATACLVQQEIGATNAFAFDLSAACSGFLYALSTGSMYIESGRAKKVLVIGTDKMSSILDFTDRTTCILFGDGAGAVLLEDSEDGTGIIDQKHYTEGDTECSLYQPAGGSQNPATEETVKNRLHYLQQDGRAVFKKATMGMADVSLEIMKRNNLDPDDVAWLVPHQANLRIIDATARRMGVSNEKVMININKYGNTTAATIPLCLYDWKDKLNHGENIILAAFGGGFTWGAIYLTWGMK from the coding sequence ATGGAAGTAAAAAGAGCAAAAATTACAGCGGTAGGACATTATCTGCCTGAAGATCGTATGACCAATAAGGATCTTGAGAAATTGGTAGATACTAATGATGAATGGATACAAAGCCGAACCGGAATTGAGGAACGAAGAATTCTTAAAGATCCTGATAAAGCCACAGCTTTTATGGGGGCAGAAGCTGCTAAAGAGGTTTTGGAAAATCGGGGTATTTCTGCTGAAGAAATTGACTTAATCATCCTCGCTACCGTTACGCCTGACTATATGTTTCCGGCAACAGCTTGTTTAGTACAGCAAGAAATTGGAGCTACGAATGCTTTCGCTTTCGATTTATCCGCTGCTTGTTCTGGATTTTTATATGCCTTGAGTACAGGTTCAATGTACATTGAATCAGGTCGCGCTAAGAAAGTTCTAGTGATCGGTACTGACAAAATGAGTTCTATTTTGGATTTTACCGATCGTACTACATGTATTCTATTTGGTGATGGAGCCGGAGCCGTATTACTTGAAGATTCAGAAGACGGTACAGGAATTATTGATCAAAAACATTACACCGAAGGTGATACTGAATGTAGTTTGTATCAGCCGGCAGGTGGAAGCCAAAACCCCGCGACAGAAGAGACGGTTAAAAATCGACTTCATTATTTACAGCAGGATGGCCGAGCCGTATTTAAGAAAGCTACCATGGGTATGGCTGATGTTTCGCTTGAAATCATGAAGCGAAATAACCTTGACCCTGATGACGTAGCTTGGTTAGTGCCACATCAGGCAAATTTAAGAATTATTGATGCTACCGCTCGCCGAATGGGTGTTTCCAATGAAAAAGTGATGATTAACATCAATAAATATGGAAATACAACAGCCGCTACAATTCCACTTTGTCTATATGACTGGAAAGATAAATTGAATCATGGTGAGAATATTATTCTTGCTGCTTTTGGCGGTGGTTTTACATGGGGAGCTATTTACTTAACGTGGGGGATGAAATAG
- a CDS encoding acyl carrier protein, translating to MSQDVESKVKAIIVDKLGVDESEVAGDANFTNDLGADSLDTVELIMEFEKEFDLSIPDEDAENIATVGDAVTYLSGKLS from the coding sequence ATGTCACAAGACGTAGAATCAAAAGTAAAAGCTATCATTGTAGATAAACTTGGTGTAGACGAATCAGAAGTAGCAGGTGATGCTAACTTCACAAACGATCTTGGAGCTGATTCTCTGGATACAGTTGAATTGATCATGGAATTCGAAAAAGAATTCGATCTTAGCATTCCTGACGAAGATGCAGAAAACATCGCTACTGTAGGAGATGCAGTTACCTATCTTTCAGGTAAATTATCTTAA
- a CDS encoding threonylcarbamoyl-AMP synthase yields MHDLKKYIDLINSGELVAFPTETVYGLGADAWNPSAIQKVFKTKGRPSDNPLIVHISKQDQLNDFVAEIPDSAQKLIDNFWPGPLTLVFKKRPKVLDLITAGLDTVAIRIPDHDLALSLISQTGPLVAPSANKSGKPSPTKAEHVTADFGLDFPVIEGGSTEVGIESTVLDLTSKVPSILRPGKIGKNEIEEVLGIEIRSESTRTKQIPKSPGQKYSHYKPNADVFYGEIDSIKGDVLYLVQSDFGRSRTNVITYNGDLHLLSKELFDRFRQADLDHYSAVFIQNIDKYKTTHPSIYAALINRINKAKV; encoded by the coding sequence ATGCATGATCTGAAAAAATATATAGATCTTATAAACTCCGGAGAACTTGTTGCCTTCCCCACCGAAACGGTTTACGGACTTGGTGCAGATGCATGGAATCCTTCAGCCATTCAAAAAGTATTTAAGACCAAAGGGCGCCCGTCAGATAACCCGCTTATTGTACATATTTCTAAACAGGATCAGCTGAATGATTTTGTGGCTGAAATCCCAGATTCAGCTCAAAAATTGATCGATAACTTTTGGCCGGGGCCGCTCACTTTGGTATTTAAGAAGCGCCCCAAAGTCTTAGATCTTATTACGGCAGGATTAGACACTGTCGCTATCAGAATACCAGATCATGACCTGGCACTTTCCCTTATCTCTCAAACCGGTCCATTAGTTGCACCGAGTGCGAACAAGTCTGGAAAACCGAGCCCTACCAAGGCAGAACATGTTACGGCCGATTTTGGGCTAGATTTCCCCGTAATTGAAGGAGGCTCAACTGAAGTTGGTATTGAATCCACCGTCTTAGATCTCACTTCAAAAGTCCCATCCATATTGCGACCCGGAAAGATTGGGAAGAATGAGATTGAGGAGGTGTTAGGTATTGAAATCAGATCTGAATCAACCCGAACAAAGCAAATCCCCAAAAGCCCCGGTCAGAAATATTCTCACTACAAACCAAATGCGGATGTTTTTTATGGTGAGATTGACTCCATTAAAGGTGATGTTCTCTATTTAGTTCAAAGTGATTTTGGTCGGTCCAGAACAAATGTTATTACCTATAACGGTGATCTTCACCTTCTCTCCAAAGAACTTTTTGACCGCTTCAGGCAGGCTGACCTGGACCATTATTCAGCCGTCTTCATTCAGAATATTGATAAGTATAAGACTACCCATCCTTCAATTTACGCGGCCCTCATCAATAGAATAAATAAAGCGAAAGTTTAA
- a CDS encoding thymidylate synthase: MKAYHDLVKSVLENGVRKENRTGTDTISNFAEFYKVDLSEGFPLLTTKKVYFRSVILEMLWYLRGEDHIRWLRDENDCHIWDAWADEDGHVGPIYPVLWRRFPYFEKEEIRFEGTGSALNKEVWVQKEFDQVQRAIDMLKDNPNSRRIVVSAWHPGLLDEMGLPPCHLMYIFNVADGKLNCHLTQRSGDIALGIPFNLACYSALTMAIAQEVGLEPGTFAHSIVDAHIYVNHVDGLKEQLKRKPRELPTLKIASKPVDELTFDDFTLENYDPDPVIKFEVAV, translated from the coding sequence ATGAAAGCATATCATGATCTTGTAAAAAGTGTATTAGAAAACGGAGTTCGTAAAGAAAACAGAACCGGCACTGATACTATTTCTAATTTCGCTGAATTTTATAAGGTAGATTTATCCGAAGGATTTCCTCTGCTTACTACCAAGAAAGTCTATTTCCGTTCTGTAATTTTGGAAATGCTTTGGTATCTGAGGGGAGAGGACCATATTCGTTGGTTACGGGATGAAAATGATTGCCATATTTGGGATGCCTGGGCTGATGAAGACGGACATGTTGGCCCAATCTATCCGGTTCTTTGGCGAAGATTCCCTTATTTCGAAAAAGAAGAGATACGTTTTGAAGGAACCGGTTCAGCATTAAATAAAGAAGTTTGGGTGCAGAAAGAGTTCGATCAGGTCCAACGGGCAATTGATATGCTAAAAGATAATCCAAACAGCCGAAGAATTGTTGTGAGTGCGTGGCACCCGGGATTATTGGATGAAATGGGATTACCGCCTTGCCATCTGATGTATATATTTAATGTAGCTGATGGTAAACTGAACTGTCATTTAACTCAGCGTTCCGGCGATATAGCGCTAGGGATTCCATTTAACCTGGCTTGTTACTCAGCTTTAACAATGGCTATAGCGCAAGAAGTAGGCTTAGAGCCTGGGACTTTCGCACATTCTATAGTGGATGCTCATATTTATGTAAATCACGTAGATGGTCTCAAAGAGCAGTTAAAGAGAAAGCCAAGGGAACTCCCGACTCTTAAAATAGCCAGCAAACCAGTTGATGAACTTACCTTTGATGACTTCACCCTTGAAAACTACGATCCTGACCCGGTGATCAAATTTGAGGTAGCGGTATGA
- the fabD gene encoding [acyl-carrier-protein] S-malonyltransferase, translating into MSTAYLFPGQGSQFVGMGKELYDSNPEAAKYFEDANEILGIDLKSIMFEGPQEKLTQTEFTQPAIFLHSVALFKTLDATPDMVAGHSLGEFSALVASGAVSFEDALKIVRRRGELMQKAGTDNPGTMAAVIGMDDEAVEKVCAQATEESGKEVIAANYNCPGQLVISGYQEAVEKAVELAKENGARMAKLLPVSGAFHSSLMQPAYDGLKDQLEKLEINETNCPIYSNYTAEPTTDPEEIRSNLLNQLLNPVRWTQTLNNMSANGADAFVEVGPGKVLQGLVKRTLKDVEISGHQ; encoded by the coding sequence ATGAGTACTGCTTATTTATTTCCTGGACAGGGATCACAATTTGTAGGCATGGGGAAGGAGCTTTATGATTCCAATCCTGAAGCCGCAAAGTATTTTGAAGATGCGAATGAAATTTTAGGAATCGACCTAAAGAGTATCATGTTCGAAGGTCCTCAGGAAAAACTTACTCAAACAGAATTCACACAACCAGCCATTTTTCTTCATTCTGTAGCTCTTTTTAAAACATTGGATGCCACACCGGATATGGTTGCGGGGCATAGTTTAGGTGAATTTTCCGCTTTAGTAGCTTCTGGAGCTGTTTCTTTTGAAGACGCTCTTAAAATAGTTCGCCGACGTGGAGAACTTATGCAGAAGGCCGGAACCGATAATCCAGGTACTATGGCTGCAGTCATTGGAATGGATGACGAAGCTGTTGAAAAGGTTTGTGCTCAAGCTACCGAAGAATCCGGTAAAGAGGTTATTGCTGCAAATTATAACTGCCCCGGACAGCTGGTAATTTCCGGTTATCAGGAAGCAGTGGAAAAAGCGGTGGAGCTTGCCAAAGAAAATGGAGCTCGTATGGCTAAATTGTTACCCGTTAGCGGAGCATTTCATTCCTCACTGATGCAACCTGCTTATGATGGATTGAAAGATCAGCTCGAAAAACTGGAAATCAATGAAACTAACTGTCCGATTTACAGTAATTACACAGCTGAGCCAACAACCGATCCCGAAGAAATCAGATCGAACTTATTAAATCAGTTATTAAATCCCGTTCGCTGGACGCAGACTTTGAACAACATGAGTGCAAATGGTGCTGATGCTTTTGTTGAAGTTGGTCCGGGGAAAGTATTACAGGGATTAGTTAAACGGACTTTAAAAGACGTAGAAATTTCAGGACACCAATAA
- the fabG gene encoding 3-oxoacyl-[acyl-carrier-protein] reductase, producing MSLTLEGKTCLVTGGSRGIGRAIALKLADFGADVTITYARSADAAEEVKAEIEGKGRKCKALQADAVNYERAEEVINEIVVDWGKLDVIVNNAGITKDNLILRMSEEQWDDVITTNLKSIFNYSKAAAKPMMRNRGGSIINIGSVVGISGNAGQSNYSASKAGIIGFTKSYAKELASRNIRANVIAPGYILTDMTGELDEKVLDGIKAETPLGRAGEADEVADAVVFLSSDMSSYITGEVIRVDGGMAM from the coding sequence ATGAGTTTAACATTAGAAGGAAAAACCTGTTTGGTAACCGGAGGAAGTCGGGGTATTGGAAGAGCGATTGCTCTCAAACTGGCCGATTTTGGTGCTGATGTTACGATCACTTATGCTCGTTCTGCTGATGCTGCAGAAGAAGTAAAGGCAGAGATTGAAGGAAAAGGTAGAAAATGTAAGGCTTTGCAAGCTGATGCCGTAAATTACGAGCGAGCCGAAGAAGTCATCAATGAAATTGTTGTGGACTGGGGTAAACTTGATGTTATTGTAAACAACGCAGGCATCACTAAAGATAACCTGATTCTTCGCATGAGTGAAGAACAGTGGGATGATGTAATCACCACAAACCTTAAAAGTATTTTTAATTATTCGAAAGCAGCCGCTAAACCTATGATGAGGAACCGTGGTGGTTCTATTATCAATATTGGCTCTGTTGTAGGAATTTCAGGAAATGCAGGCCAAAGTAATTATTCGGCATCTAAAGCTGGAATTATTGGGTTCACTAAATCCTACGCAAAAGAATTAGCATCAAGAAATATTCGTGCAAATGTTATTGCTCCGGGATATATTCTCACCGATATGACTGGTGAGCTTGATGAGAAAGTATTAGACGGAATTAAAGCAGAAACGCCACTGGGAAGAGCAGGAGAGGCCGATGAAGTTGCTGACGCTGTAGTCTTTCTTTCATCCGATATGAGTTCATACATTACAGGTGAAGTTATACGGGTTGATGGCGGTATGGCAATGTAA
- the mgtE gene encoding magnesium transporter, which produces MFVQLIKPEFEELIASKDWVTLKEVLNDVPAVDIADLLLELDGNIAVVVFRLLKKPVAADVFAEMPSSKGIELLELFNKQQLSDVMSNLEPDEQVSILEELPGHLTQRVMNSIEREDQKQLKKLLGYPDESVGRLMTPRYVRIKSDWTIKRSMKHIRKYGETAETINVIYVVDDQEHLIDDLRITHLILADQEELVESLMDRSFEALSVYDDQEEAVRMLAKYDRVALPVIDSDGVIVGIVTADDIIDVAEEETTEDMQKMAGMDALDDYYSQTSVSGMVKKRVRWLIVLFIGQMFTVTAMSTYQSVIAGAVLLSLFIPMIISSGGNSGSQAATLIIRALATDDISASDWRKILRRELLSGLMLGAMIGVLGVIMTLTWGTLQGEVFDRGLILTAATIGLSLLGVILFGNLTGSMLPFILTKFKLDPAVTSAPFVATLVDVTGIIIYFSLAILLLKGTLL; this is translated from the coding sequence ATGTTCGTTCAACTCATAAAACCGGAATTCGAAGAGCTTATCGCTTCCAAAGACTGGGTTACTTTGAAGGAAGTGTTGAACGACGTTCCTGCCGTAGATATCGCTGATCTTCTGCTCGAACTCGACGGAAATATTGCTGTCGTAGTTTTTCGATTACTGAAAAAGCCCGTTGCTGCCGACGTATTCGCTGAGATGCCTTCATCTAAAGGAATTGAGCTGCTTGAGCTTTTCAATAAACAGCAGCTTAGTGACGTAATGAGCAACTTGGAGCCTGATGAGCAGGTTTCTATTCTTGAGGAGTTACCGGGTCACCTTACCCAAAGGGTGATGAACTCCATCGAAAGGGAAGATCAGAAGCAGCTTAAGAAACTCCTGGGCTATCCGGATGAAAGCGTTGGACGTTTGATGACTCCTCGTTATGTGAGGATCAAGTCTGATTGGACCATTAAACGAAGCATGAAGCACATCCGTAAGTATGGGGAAACAGCGGAGACTATCAACGTTATTTATGTAGTTGACGATCAGGAACACTTGATTGATGATTTAAGAATTACCCATCTTATTTTAGCTGATCAGGAAGAACTGGTAGAATCCTTAATGGACCGTTCTTTTGAAGCTCTTTCCGTATATGATGATCAGGAAGAGGCGGTTAGAATGCTAGCAAAGTATGATAGAGTAGCACTTCCGGTTATTGACTCAGATGGCGTGATTGTGGGTATCGTTACAGCTGATGATATTATTGATGTAGCCGAAGAGGAAACCACTGAGGATATGCAGAAAATGGCCGGTATGGATGCTCTGGATGACTATTATTCTCAAACATCTGTTTCTGGCATGGTGAAAAAAAGGGTTCGCTGGTTGATTGTATTATTTATTGGTCAGATGTTTACCGTGACGGCTATGAGCACTTATCAGTCAGTTATTGCCGGTGCTGTTTTACTTTCATTATTTATTCCAATGATTATCTCCAGTGGAGGTAACTCCGGTTCTCAGGCTGCAACATTGATTATCCGGGCGCTTGCAACGGATGATATTAGTGCATCTGACTGGAGGAAAATCTTGAGGCGGGAGCTGTTGTCAGGATTAATGCTAGGAGCTATGATTGGAGTTCTGGGTGTAATTATGACCCTCACTTGGGGAACTCTTCAAGGAGAAGTATTCGATAGGGGTTTGATACTTACTGCTGCTACCATTGGCCTCAGTTTGTTAGGGGTGATATTATTTGGAAATCTGACGGGCTCAATGCTTCCTTTTATTCTTACGAAATTCAAACTTGATCCGGCAGTAACTTCTGCACCATTTGTAGCAACTTTGGTAGATGTTACCGGAATAATCATTTACTTTAGTCTTGCAATTTTACTGTTAAAAGGAACATTATTATAA
- the rnc gene encoding ribonuclease III produces the protein MADWFRSLFTKKKESALEPELKDRIEKLERIVGFEIDDPSLFLKALRHRSTLSQEQYETYDSYERLEFLGDAVLDLIAAEILFNQYPEKDEGFLTKVRAKLVRGETLSDFSRKLGISDLMELGERNSATKVSKSILADAFESIIAAIYITKGYDDAYQFVDRVIKENLVITELINTVDNYKSALLEYAQAEKMSIPRYELIKESGPGHNRTFEVEVLIGDEQLGTGIGKSKKKAEQKAAKEALKIIES, from the coding sequence ATGGCCGATTGGTTCAGGTCTCTTTTTACTAAAAAGAAAGAATCAGCACTTGAGCCTGAACTTAAAGATCGAATAGAGAAATTAGAAAGGATCGTTGGTTTTGAAATCGACGATCCTTCTCTTTTTCTAAAAGCTTTACGTCACCGCTCTACGCTTTCCCAAGAGCAGTATGAAACCTATGATTCTTATGAAAGGTTGGAGTTTCTCGGAGATGCTGTACTAGATTTGATAGCAGCTGAAATTCTATTCAATCAATATCCCGAAAAAGACGAAGGTTTCTTAACAAAGGTAAGAGCTAAGTTGGTTCGTGGAGAAACACTCTCCGACTTTTCAAGAAAGTTAGGTATTTCAGATCTTATGGAATTGGGAGAGAGAAATAGTGCAACAAAGGTTTCCAAAAGTATACTTGCTGATGCCTTCGAGTCGATTATCGCAGCTATCTATATTACCAAAGGCTATGACGATGCTTATCAGTTCGTTGATCGGGTTATAAAAGAGAATCTGGTAATTACAGAGCTTATCAATACTGTAGATAACTATAAGAGCGCTTTGCTTGAATATGCCCAAGCAGAAAAAATGTCTATCCCAAGGTATGAGCTGATAAAAGAAAGTGGTCCTGGGCATAACCGCACATTTGAAGTTGAAGTACTCATCGGAGACGAACAACTTGGAACGGGAATCGGGAAGAGTAAGAAAAAAGCTGAACAGAAGGCTGCCAAAGAAGCTCTTAAAATAATTGAGAGCTGA
- a CDS encoding beta-Ig-H3/fasciclin, whose protein sequence is MKTNLSISRFTYLFTLILISSVTFFACSDDDGNAADDDLNIVETAQANDNFSILVDALVDAELDGALSGAGPFTVFAPTNEAFNALPSGLLESLTNEQLTEILQYHVLAAEVASTDLEASQAVATLTEETIFVTVENGSVTINNTADVVTADIETTNGVIHAIDGVMLPNKFQNIVEIASKNYELSTLVSLLVDADLVSTLEGDGPFTVFAPTNAAFEEVSATLATLTSEQVREVLTYHAVAAEALSSSLSDGMTVTTVQGEDITVNISGGNVTLNENANVTTVDLQGTNGVVHIIDAVLLPPSYSAE, encoded by the coding sequence ATGAAAACTAACCTAAGTATTTCAAGATTTACCTATCTATTCACTTTAATATTAATTTCATCTGTAACATTTTTTGCATGTAGCGACGATGATGGAAACGCAGCTGACGACGATCTCAATATTGTAGAAACCGCGCAAGCTAACGATAATTTTTCTATCCTCGTTGATGCTTTAGTTGATGCAGAACTTGACGGCGCTTTAAGTGGTGCAGGTCCATTTACCGTATTTGCACCTACTAATGAAGCATTCAATGCTCTCCCATCAGGACTGCTTGAAAGCTTAACTAACGAACAACTTACCGAGATTCTACAGTATCATGTACTTGCAGCGGAAGTTGCATCTACGGATCTGGAAGCCTCTCAGGCTGTTGCAACATTAACTGAAGAAACAATATTTGTTACCGTAGAGAACGGCTCAGTGACAATTAATAACACAGCAGATGTAGTGACGGCAGATATTGAAACAACGAATGGTGTCATTCACGCGATCGATGGCGTTATGCTTCCGAATAAATTCCAGAACATTGTGGAAATTGCATCTAAGAACTATGAGCTGTCTACTTTAGTATCTCTGCTTGTCGATGCTGATCTTGTTTCAACTTTAGAAGGTGACGGCCCATTTACGGTATTTGCACCTACCAATGCAGCATTTGAAGAAGTAAGTGCAACTCTTGCAACACTTACCTCAGAACAAGTACGAGAAGTACTGACCTATCACGCTGTAGCTGCTGAGGCTCTATCATCAAGTCTGAGTGATGGCATGACGGTCACAACCGTGCAAGGTGAAGATATCACAGTAAATATTAGCGGCGGAAACGTCACCCTGAATGAAAATGCTAATGTAACCACTGTAGATCTGCAAGGAACAAATGGTGTTGTACACATTATTGATGCAGTATTATTGCCACCAAGCTACTCTGCAGAATAA
- the fabF gene encoding beta-ketoacyl-[acyl-carrier-protein] synthase II produces MSTRRVVVTGIGAFTPIGKSAPDFWNGLVSGKSGVRNVEHFDTTDFATKFAAQIEDYDPSEYFDRKEARRMDKVAHYALIASGEAIEDSKLDLDKINKDDVAVLVGTGIGGMETFYDQSVSFHQHGPRGVSPFFIPMLIPDIVSGQISIRYGFRGPNYCAVSACATGSHNIGLAYDTIRYGQADYAVAGGTEAPVTRIGISGFNSMKAMSTRNDSPETASRPFDKNRDGFVLGEGAGIFLLESLDSALDRGARIYGEIKGYGFSADAYHITAPDPKGEGVILAMTKALKAAGIKPEDVDHINMHGTSTPLGDIAETNTIKKVFGDHAKKINLNSTKSMHGHTLGAAGAIESIAALLSIYHGMIPPTINIEDQDPECDLNYTANEAVVRDVEYALNNAFGFGGHNSTLVLKKYKD; encoded by the coding sequence ATGAGCACTCGGAGAGTTGTTGTTACGGGTATCGGTGCTTTTACCCCAATTGGTAAAAGTGCGCCAGATTTCTGGAACGGTTTAGTTTCAGGAAAAAGCGGAGTTCGCAATGTCGAACACTTCGATACGACCGACTTCGCCACAAAATTTGCTGCTCAGATTGAGGACTACGATCCATCTGAATACTTTGACCGTAAAGAAGCCCGAAGAATGGATAAGGTTGCACATTATGCCCTTATTGCTTCGGGTGAAGCGATTGAAGACAGTAAACTTGATCTGGATAAAATCAATAAAGACGATGTTGCTGTCTTGGTTGGAACCGGTATAGGTGGGATGGAGACATTCTACGATCAATCGGTATCATTTCATCAGCATGGACCAAGAGGGGTTTCACCTTTCTTCATTCCTATGCTGATTCCTGATATTGTATCCGGTCAAATCTCTATCCGTTATGGATTCAGAGGACCTAACTACTGCGCAGTTTCCGCTTGTGCAACAGGCTCACATAATATTGGTTTGGCTTACGATACTATTCGTTACGGTCAGGCTGATTATGCTGTAGCCGGTGGTACTGAGGCTCCTGTTACCAGAATTGGTATTTCAGGATTCAACAGTATGAAGGCGATGTCAACTCGGAATGATTCCCCTGAAACCGCATCAAGACCGTTTGATAAAAACCGGGATGGATTTGTTTTAGGTGAAGGCGCAGGAATATTTCTTCTTGAAAGCCTTGATTCCGCTTTAGACCGTGGCGCTCGTATTTATGGTGAAATTAAAGGATATGGCTTTTCAGCTGATGCTTACCATATTACAGCACCTGACCCGAAAGGAGAAGGCGTAATTTTAGCTATGACCAAAGCTTTGAAGGCTGCCGGTATTAAGCCGGAAGATGTTGATCATATCAACATGCACGGTACTTCAACGCCGCTGGGTGATATTGCTGAAACCAACACCATTAAGAAAGTATTTGGAGATCATGCTAAAAAGATCAATTTGAATTCAACTAAGAGTATGCACGGTCATACACTTGGTGCTGCCGGGGCCATTGAGTCCATCGCAGCTTTGCTTTCAATTTATCATGGAATGATACCTCCAACCATTAACATCGAAGATCAAGATCCCGAGTGTGATTTAAATTACACGGCAAACGAGGCTGTTGTTCGCGATGTAGAATATGCATTAAATAATGCATTCGGTTTTGGTGGCCATAATTCAACCTTAGTATTGAAAAAGTACAAGGACTAA